From Hemibagrus wyckioides isolate EC202008001 linkage group LG11, SWU_Hwy_1.0, whole genome shotgun sequence:
ctAATACATTACAAGTGACCATTTTTTCAAATTCATCCTACAGTAATAAATGGAAAATCATTCCTCCAAGTGGAACGTctataaaatgatattttttttttataattgatCTTAAtcataacaaacaaaacatcctaaatgaataaagaatatAATGTAGAAGAAAGCATATGTCATTTACATTCACAGAATCTCTTGGTTTATAGACAGTAATAGCGATGAAGCACACTGGTCACTCTTGTTAGAGCAGGACCAAGTGATTTCATTCATAAACTGTCCAATGAATTGCTTTGCTATTTTTCTGCACATACAAATTGTcagttaaaatgtgtgtgtgtgtgtgtgtgtgtgtggctcagacAACTTATTGGTCCTGCAGCCAGTGCCTATTAGGTGGCATGAGTCTCAGGGCTTGTTCTCCTTCAGAATTAATCATTGGAGGTTAATTTGAGCCTTAGACAAGTTGCTGTTAATTTAGTGCGCAAGGGACACGAAGGAGTGAAAAGCTGAGGGCCTGGCCGATCCCCCCTGGGGCCCATTTATCTGTCAGGCACGACGGCTGGCCTTGATTactatttgcaaaaaaaaaaaaaaaaaatcattagagTTAAGGCAATTGTCAgatctccctctctttctccctcctaCTCACACTTTGGTCATCTTGTTTCTTTCTACACCTTTTACCTGTGATTTCTCATGAATTCAGTTCATACcttagatctctctctctctctctctctctttgtgtgtgtgtgtgtgtgtgtgtcagtgatatACTGATACTGATAGCTTATCTATCCCATTGAGGTCCTCTTACAGACAGTAACTCTACTCCAATAAATCTGTGTTTTACTTTTCCCACTTGGGAGATGTAGCActagtgtgtgagattaataAAGAATATGTTGTTGGAGAAATTCAAAATATGTAGAAATACAGAGTAAATACAGTGAGTTGACATGTGCTGTCTGATTGATTCAGCAGTTTTATTCAACACCTGAACCGGAAGCTCACGTGCGATCACTGACCACACGAGTTTTTACTGCGcctgtgattttttatttaagaacaAAACTATTTTTCCGCTAATTGATCGAAAGCATTCACTGTTTGATGGTTTATGAGTTTAATGGACTGTTTTGCATTTCTCGGGGATTTGTGGCGCTTCAGAACACCGTGATGTTTTATATTTAGCGTTTTctaaattatacatttaaaagaATGCAGTATATAATTGCAAATGACAGTTATTTCGCAGttaattgtcatttttatttttatttatttatttttttttgttttatttaaaacaaaccaataatgcacccttttaaaaaaattaaattaaataaatgtataataaattaatttgtaattttgCGCATGATTTGGTCTCAATTTTGGttgtatttaaaacaaacatggcttacattacacacacacacacacacacacaccgcctctccgtataataatattattattattaataatattattattattattattaataataataataataataaacaagatTGCGTTATATTTCTACTGTGCTTATGGTAGGcagataataataacaacaacaacaataataataacaacaacaacaacaacaacaacaataataataataataataataataacacacattataataataacacaatattattattattactgttgttgttgttgctgttgtgtgaTCGTACACAcggaaataaataataaaaaacaccacGCAGAAGTATTTCACAATCACGATCCACTTTAATGCACACAATCTCAACTCAATAAACTCTTCGCATGTTAGCAACTCTTTTGCACAATATCAAATAAATTAGCAGCGTGCCCCCATGAAgtaaaaaacaaatctaaacaaaactaaacaaaacaaaataagaaaataaaataaagagaagtTATGAGTGGATTAATCAAATacgaataaaaacaaacacaacacgtGTTAACAGAACAGACCATAATCTCGAAGGCATGACTGTTATTCTTTTGTTTCAGTGCTTCAGCAGATCAGAGCAGGAAAAGTGCTCCATTTTAATagatcacctcatcatctctgttcggaagaaaaagaaaaagtaaacacacacacacacacacacaacactacagaaaaacaaaacgaaTGAGAACTTCGCATTCTTACGTTCTTTGAAATCTACAGGGAATTAGTTTATTCATCATTTGGTccacagcatctctctctctctctctctctctctctgtgtgtgctcCTGTCTGTGAGCCCAGTTACCAGAACTTGGGCTGCGTCCCAAACCGCATTACACTGTTTATCAAAACAGCACACTACCTATAGTAATACTTCTGGTGGCGTGCTATTTTGCCGCATTATTTAGTAGAAAAGTCTGCAGTTTCAGACAAACCGACACTGCTTGTTCCTCAGGGATATACGCAGAAATCCGCGTGTAAATGTACTATATTCATATTTCACATGTGGCTTTTGTAAACGAGTCACTCGCGTTAGTTACGTTTGTTTTGTGTCCAAAGCCCAGCACATGTCAGGGTCTGGCTTGCTCCAGCTGCTGATGCTGGCTCCGGATAGCGAAGCGGCTCACGTGCACAGGAATGGGCACCACTATTTTGGGGTTTCGGGACGGCTCACCCGCTTTCGTGTTCACGTTCCCCGCCTTCACGCGCTTCCACTTCGCCCTGCGGTTCTGAAACCAGATTTTCACCTGCACCTCGCTGAGTTTCAGGGCGTGTGCGATCTGCGAGCGTTCTGTCAGCGACAGGTATTTCTTGCAGTGGAACTCTTTCTCCAGCTCCAGCAGCTGCTCGCTGGTGAACGCCGTCCGCCGCCGCCGGTTTTTCCCCCCTGAGGCGCCGTTGCCGGAGCGCGCGCTCTCCTCCATCCCCGCGCTCACTTCGCCGTCGTCTTTGGCACACAGAGGGTTGGACGCAGGGGCCATGTTATCATCCGAGCTGTAGTCGAGGTCGCTGTCCATGGAGAAACTCTCGTCCTTCCTAGTGCACTCATCGTCCTTGGGATCGTCTTTGCCGTGACCTCGTACTGTGGATCAGAAAATTTCGCTGAATCGGATCACTTGATCTTTGACAGAGTGGACATTTTAATTACTGGTAAAAACTTATTCGAAATGTTTGCATGTTGCTGCATCGTGCTCACGGTTTAGTGTAGCTACTTTTACGCACAATTACGCATTTGGAGAGCCACCAAAAACAAGATAATCAGAGGTGACGCGCAGACCTCATATAAAAGTGGCAGAAGAGATTGTGTAGAAGAACCTTTTTCTGTTTGGCCCCTAAAGGGCTCTAAAGGGCTCTTCAGTTTGTGCCACCTGGGGAACTCATATAAAAACCTCACGACAAAAACGCTTCTGAGTAgagtaaaaatgaataataatgataataataataataataataataatgataataataataataataataataataataataattattattattattagtagtagtagtagtagtagtaatttaaAAGGCTGTAATCGTTAGTCAAGCatagaaaattatttttttaacgtTTTAATTAATGCCacttttacaaaaacaaaaccaaacaaaataaaataaaacacagacttGTTTGCCacagaaatatttacattccgtGGAAGATTGTTGTTAATTAAATGTGGCACCAAATGTACTTAATAAAAACATCAGCTGAATTTcacatgcattttattcacttataaaatacatttgattaaaagttaataaataaacgaAACCTGACAAATGAGCCGAAAAGTCGTTTACTGTATTTCCCGCTTTATGAGCCctgttttttgtacatttgtgtTTGTAGGCCTTATTATTTAGCCAGGAGTGTCCTGTGAGCTTTACATCCATGTTTAAGTGATGGAAGAGACACTGCCATTCGCTTGAAACAGCACaggctctctctccatccctcaaTTAAACTGGACTAAATTAAGGAAGTCATGTGCAGTTCGCCTTCAGGCACAGCTCACTGAAGGCCTTTAATCCACACCTGATAAGTGACTTTCAATGCCACTGCACTTTTCTGAGCCACACGCATAACAGTGTATTTCCCGAGGCCGTTAAATCGTTATTTTGTCATTAACAAATCGAGTGACATTTTACAAGACAGCAGTCCCTCTTTTATCTTTAGCGCACGAGCTCATTTCTCTAAATGAAACAGTCTCTAGAGTGATTCATTCCCACGCATTACTGTCATACAGATAACATCCACTGCAGGACCAGGCTTTATTACTCCAGGCCAAAGTAGCCATTTACAAAGTTTAATAAATGATTAGTTCAGACGTCCTTCAATAAAATCAGGTAAATAACTAACCGTATTATTTTGATATTCTGGTAATACTTTCATTTTTCAGTAggtcttcatttaaaaaaaaacacgagaATATATTATTAAGGTAGATTTTCAGAAATAAAGGTTTTCCTGTCTTTTGCGCCTttaatgtgtatatttatacCTTTAACAAAACTGCATTTTCAGGACCACATTTAAAACCTAACTCTGAAAACAAGACTAATTAAAGGTACAAATGCTGCACTCTTAAAGGTACTTCCTCAGTGACAGTTCCTTTCATTTAGAGAAAGTGGAACaggacagaaaaacaaaaacggaTACATTTCAAATATACAAACTTTCAGGTGCTTCATGTTTGAACATATGCTAAATATGTTACCATGTTAGCTAATGCTCTATATTATAGCCATGTACATTTTATTAGTGCTTATTTATGCTCACCTGTAGCGGACTGCAGAGGCTCGTCGTGGAAGGGCAGAAGCGCAGCGGTCTCTTTTGTCAGGTAACTTTTGCCGTCTTCAGCGTCCAGTCGGATCTCATGGGATTTGTCAAAGGCTGCGTGCAGCGCCTGCGTGCCGAACTTCCGGGCCGCTTCCGGGTGCTGGGGCAGGCTAGCCATGAGCGTGGAGGTGAGCGCCATGCCCTGCGCCAAACTGGAGCAGAAAGCGCCCGGTATAGCGGCCGGTAAAGCGGCGAGCTGGTGATGAGGAGGCGCCTGAGTCAGAccgggaggtggtggtggtggaggaggaggaggaagcacCACAGACCGGTAAGGCATGAACATGGGGTAGCCAGTGTACACGAAGTGTCCAGGACTGGGCTGCTGGGAGCCGCCGATGAGCGAGTCGATGCTGAAGGCAGTGGTGTTTCCCACCGGACGCTGCATCACCGCGAAGGACGAACCGAATGCCGCACTCATAAGCTCGATTATTTCAGACTCGGGTAAAAAAGTTAGAAAAGTTCACGCTGACTCAGAGATGGCGGATCTCCTCGCAACTTTCATTCGCGTCAAATCCAAACGAAATCACTTTGACCAGTTACAATCCCGATCAACTGTgcgcacacgcgcgcgcgcgtgtaTGTGAGTGCGTGATTGTGtctgcgtgtgcgtgtgtgagtcaAGTGAGGACCAAAAGTACAGAGGAAGAAGCTGGAGATGAGCAGCGGCCACAAACACGCCGCCGGTAATCCTGCAACAGACTGTCCGTCTCCTGAGGGAAATCACTGCGCCTGCGTTTAAGCTCGCGTCTCCATGCAAGGAGCAGAATACTAATTTTAAAAAGTCGCAAAAAATTgcgcaaaataataataataataatactagtaTGTTTTGCACCAAGATACCTCACGTCGTATCTTCACTGTTGTCCGCTTCGAGTTGCTTTAACTTTATTTCAAGCTCGTTAGGAGCGCAGtgacctcttcctcctcctcacccTCTCTGATCAGCTGCTGATGTGAGAGTTTGAATTGCGCTCCTTCGGTTTAAGCGTCCCGACAGCGCGCCAGGACCACGCCCACAAAATGACCTGCTGTTCCTATTGGTCCATGTAACAGCGTTGACATGGAGCTTCCATGACGCGTCGCCTTGTGTCGGATTGAGTACTGTATAAAACTGTTCATTAAACCCATCAGCACCGAACAACACGCCTGTGCTCTCCTGCTTTAACACTGCAGTTCATCAGTGCAGCTCGTCactacacactgactctgaACTCTTTATAGTCAATCTTATTACATTACTTGTAGATGTTCCTGTGGAGATGCATAACACACCTGTACTGTAACCATGCTCATGTTCTCCACTTCCTCCAGTTACAGAGTAGGGCCTACTAACTCTtgttttcaaacacacacacacacacacacacacacacacacacacacacacacaccagaagatAGGTAATTGAATGCCAACACCCAAATCTAACACTAATCACAACCCTACTCaggaagcaaaacaaaacattttggatttttatttttatttttattattattattattattattattattattattattaataataataataataataataataataataataataaaatatcctATTCCTTTCCTGGTGGGTACACGTTAttctaatatataaatataatataataaataaatatagtatatataaagtctaatatataaatatataaagcatTCAAGCGttcagaaaaatgaaaatgctgcTATTCTCAGCCTTTCCTTGTCACTGGGTTGGTACTCTCACACTTTAACCTGGTGTATACTGTGGAATGTACTTTTAAAGCATTATTCTAATAGGTACAGTTTAGTACCCTTATTAttgagagtacacacacacacacacacacacacagcagcagcacttGGCTGAATATATCAAACTGAAACACAATGTCATGCTCAAGAAACTGTATGATTGTATGACATGTAGCCTAAAATCCGTTTTAATGCAAGATGGTGTTGCAGAAATGTGGTATACATATTTGTTTTCAATTATCTACTTGTGGCTACTTCAAATATGTTTAGAATAGGAAATTCTTCTACTTCACCAGGAAAGACTGACTGTACTCATATGTTTCATAGAAAATGAGGCATAAAGTGATTTATGACTTGGCATCACCCGAATATTTTTAGTGCATTTGCTTAAATGACACAAAGTCCTAATAACTTAATTTAGCCAATTTCTTTATGCTATTTGTGTAAACTAAATCTAGGCTCTTAACTAATTAACTGATtgctaatgttaatgtttagtcatttatcttcagtgtaggtattttcttttaataatttatCCATACAAAGCAAATACATATATGTTACACACCTTAGATAATTTAATGAAACATTTCGTCTCTGAGATTTGTgtccaatatttatttatttattataatccTGCATGTCAACCAGATCATTAAAATCCATGTAGGCCTTTTTTTGAACATGGCTCAAATTATTCTTAATCTTTGGGGACCTTTTCTGCACCCGCCCTAAAACCATGACCTCTGCTCTGCCAGCCCCCCGATCCAAATCAAGGACACCCCCTTCTCtgcacagggtcacagggacaCTGTCTCATTAAAGGGAGCCTGAGCCACAACTGCAATGCAGACATTAAATAGCAGTATTTTTCAATTAGCACTGACAAATTCAATCAAAATTCCATAGATTAGAGCGAAATGAGGCATGGGTCATTTACAAGGGGATTTAATTGCACAGCCATTAGACAAATAGTACAGCAGTCACTGTCTCATTATCAATCATGTGGAGGCATCAatagaaaaaggagagagaatggGAGGGGGGTGTGAGGGGATGGGGTGGGGTGGcggtggcggcggcggcggtggtggtggtggtgtgggggGTAACACTCTGTCTAATATGCTGCCATAGCACCAGCACTGAGACCAGTTAATAAATACCCCCCTTTGTACTTATAAATTATCCAGTTTAATTAACAACATGGATTATGATTGGAATATGATTTAATTAAACCTTTCCTGCATGgtggtgtgtggggtcatccattATGTGGAAGTAAGGGAAGCGTTACCGCAGGCTAAATTAAGGAAGGGCCCTAGAGACTCTGACTGCCCTTAAGACCTTCAGCACAGGGACAATAAAGTGCAACAGTGGCGATAATGGTTGCAGAATATCAACGCTCAAACTAGCGCACCTTTATTCACCATGCATGAGCTGTAGTATATCACAAGCTGGGACATATGGCGCTTGTGCTGAAATGCCCCTGCATTTGGAAGTGGTTTACTCACTGGGCAAACCAATTAAAAGGCTCTTATTGCTGCTGGACGCAGTTTTGCTGGGAAATGGATTCGGAAACGTTGCCTGAAGCATTTGACCATTCAACATTATTTAGTTACCGTGTCTCAGGCTCAACCTTTTCATCAAGACCCAAATGTCAGCTATAATTTATTCGGCACAGTTCGCCTCTCCCAATGAAAACATGACTCGCTGTTTCCTTCACTCCTGATTCAGACATATTAAGAAAGGCCACAGGCGCGACCGCTTTTCTGCAGTATACACATTTAATCCTCTCCGATTGTTTCAAAGACAGCTATTAAAAATCCCTGGCCTCCTGGCCTTCGATTTTGGATCATTTGATCTAAATGAAATTGATTTATTAACCTTTAAACTGTCCCAGGACGAGGTGAGATCAAGCCTGGCGAATTTGTTCCTCCTAAGGTTCAGGAATAAGTACAGGGCTTATTGATCCTCTTCTCCAGTCAAGTGCTCATGAGCTCCCATATAAGTCAATATTCACAGGCAGGGGAAGCAGTGCATTTTCCCACTTACACCACTGTGTCCATAGGATCGGTGGGATCGACTACACTTTAGCATCTGGCAATGCTAAGACACATGATAGAGTCACGaaacatttaatataattcAACTGCTGTCTCATTCATGGCTTATGTTTCAGCGTATCTgaattgtttctgtttcttgAATGTATTTAAAGAAGCGTGAACTCTGATGTGTTTCTCTGTTGTTCTGTGCAGCTTGggtttaccacacacacacacacacacacacacacacacacacagtcctgtgTATCTACTTCGCTTTGCTCTTTTTATTTTGCTCTTTTCTGCCTATATTTGGTCTTTATTGTACAGATATCAGAAATTGCTTGGTCCTggaatcatttattttgttctaaTGTATAATCTACTTATTCATACCCATACTGAAACCTCATACACAGCTCCATATGTTGTTCCCTGTGATTGTATGAATAATATGTGATATTTTATGCCCTCAAAATGTACATGTCCTGTATATTAAACACTAGCCAGTGAACAGGTTTGTACAAAAAACCCACGTGTGAGATAATTGATTACATTAAAGTcacaaatgaaaataagaaattgagaaaaaaatcttttcacatgggaaaaataaaatcacgTGAGCTGTTTTTCTCCAAGGGTGGGAATACAATCAAAATCCACTTGCCTTCACTCTTGCTTTAACCCAAActaacaggatttttatttagtgAGCATGAAGCGCTTTGAGCATATGCTTTAAGGCTACTCTGCCACCCCCTTGATTAGGCCAATTGGCTTTCTGAGGCAGATATTTGTATCACCGGACGCATTTTCATCGGCAGTCATGCTTAGTAAAATAGGTCCTGAGTGCTGCAGTAATCATGGCATTCAGCGTTTCATTTGTAACACGCTGCGCATTAAACGGTTCACACCATGACACGACGCCATGGCCCAATTCATCTTGCTTTATTAAAGAGAGGAAATGAGGTGAGGCATCAGTGATTCGAGCCTCGGGGGCACATTTTGAAGACAGATGAACGACGGGGGGCAAACACGGCGCCGGCGCAAAATTTGTGAAGAGGAGTTAGCAGGGAAGCTCGAACCTACAACATGGctgaaatatcactgtttctgtttctgtcatttattatattactaCTGGCAATTAAATGTAGATTGCTATTAGATGTATTTGCACTGGCATTTAAAGACAGAATATGCCTAATTATATACCActtgtgtctatgtatgtgacATTAAATATCAGCTTATATAGTGCACATGATGTCCAACAGGATGCCACAAACTGACTCCCACAGTGACTTTCACTGAGTTTCTATTTACTGAAAAGATTAAACTGGCGGTTTAGTGGGAGTCTACAAGATCAAAAGATCATATACTGTCTATAGTTTATAACACATTTTTGGTAAATGcatattattactactactactaataataattttaaatggGTAAGtgggtattattattattattattattattattattattattatttaatcatttatttaatttatttacttatttattctgGTCACATGGCTCTTACAAAGCAAATCTGTGTTTTAAAATGTGTATTAATATGTTTTAAATTCATCAGGTGATCTCCACAAGGCAATTTGAGGACACACGCTTTAACTACAAGCCCAGGTTGGGGTTCACAAAGAGGCTACATAtacaaatcattattttttgAAAGCACCAGTCCTCACCAGAAGCCAAACGTACATACAACTTAAACTGTAAAAATCCAGATGTCCCGCACACACCTAATTAGAGGCTATAGGCAAATGCCTAACAGTCGCTCTGTTCACAGCACTGACCTCAATCACAGCACTGCTTAAAGCATTTTCTGCAACCAGAGAGGCCTTTCAGTGTGAAACAGCAGCgtttatttaacaaaactaaTGCAACGATTTCAATTTTAGACAAATGCATACTACATTATTTGTTCAATGGTATCATAGAGTGTTTAGTTCTCTCACAGATCCCAAATCTTATTCATTCTAGCTTAATTTTGTATTCTTTGTGTTTCAAGTTAACAGCATTTATATGTACTTTTTAGGTTATTGAAGTATAAATGAAACCTTTTTAAATCATGTGACCAGTCATTTAAgcccataaatattaaatattcataataaGTACACCAGCTTTCATAGAGGTTGCAGGTGATCTTACACTGTcatgtaatttaaaaataacagaacaaaacaaaatggattCCATAGCTTTATGTTCTCTACCACGAGTATCTTTTAATAGAAAATAACTCACTGCTACTTTAATGGTTACTGTTGTTTTTTAGTGAAGTTCCACCTCAGCAGCACCACTCAAACCCCGAGCCAGGCTTGGGTTACTGGCCATCATGTCCGGCTCTGCTTATGTTTTAAACCTAACGTGACAGAATTATAGACATTCCAGCACAAGATACTCATGGGTTTAGAAGTCCAGACTATCACTGTCGAGTCTGCCCTCATTGCGGTCTCACACGTGGTGGCCATATTAGATTTGACGCAAATTCACCCCAGGCTGCTCGCACACGTCTCAAAAGAcgattatttaataattacatgCTTAATTACTGGTACAGGCGAGAGGACTAAAATAGAGTGGAAGTCTTATGATACTAAAATTGGGTTAGTTCCTTGTTCATTGCCCTGCTTTCTTCTGGTGGAACATCATGCTAACTGCTTTATTAGCCCAGGCATTTTTCTATCCAATCTATAGGGAGACTCTTAAACTCATGAATTACGGCGCTCAACAAATATTACTGCATTTGCTATCATTTTAACATAAATtgtaacaaaagaaaaatcagaTGAAGTGAGAAAGGCTAGTAAAATCATATAGGGCTACtgttaaaaattcttttttagAGTTTTTAGCTGGGTGTAATTTGGAAGACTTTGACACGTCACTTACTGGGCCATTATAGATAACAGAGCAAGTTGAACTCTACCACTTAGTTCAGCCTCATCATGTCGCATCAGACAAGATAATGAAGAATGAAAAACACCAGGTCAATTATGACCGGCTTGTCAACTCAAAGacttgaagagagagagtaacaggtGAACAGGAAGACAGAGAATGAAAAGAGAGTGAAAGTGGGAGTGATGAGCGAGAGAGTGTCAGCAGCCGGGTTAATCCTGAAGAAACGGACATTTGATAAAGTGTTGTGTGTCTCGGCTTTGCGGTGGATTCAACATTATTACGGCGAGAGGGCGACAGTATGCTCAGCCTTCCCCGA
This genomic window contains:
- the gbx2 gene encoding homeobox protein GBX-2, with product MSAAFGSSFAVMQRPVGNTTAFSIDSLIGGSQQPSPGHFVYTGYPMFMPYRSVVLPPPPPPPPPPGLTQAPPHHQLAALPAAIPGAFCSSLAQGMALTSTLMASLPQHPEAARKFGTQALHAAFDKSHEIRLDAEDGKSYLTKETAALLPFHDEPLQSATVRGHGKDDPKDDECTRKDESFSMDSDLDYSSDDNMAPASNPLCAKDDGEVSAGMEESARSGNGASGGKNRRRRTAFTSEQLLELEKEFHCKKYLSLTERSQIAHALKLSEVQVKIWFQNRRAKWKRVKAGNVNTKAGEPSRNPKIVVPIPVHVSRFAIRSQHQQLEQARP